From one Spiroplasma endosymbiont of Lasioglossum villosulum genomic stretch:
- a CDS encoding ABC transporter ATP-binding protein/permease, with product MENNEQNKKKIDKSRPLVEILNLTKEYKNKVALNKVNLTINPGDRIGIIGANGSGKSTLSEIIGGIRKPTSGEIIRQEHLVNGLQFQESRYPAGISLMDMIKYYLHTFNISMKEDELLELLKTYQLLGIENKFIQTLSGGQQQRLNILLAVIHDPDLVILDEVSTGLDIEVRSEIFEFFRKNIIDKNKTMILVTHNMSEVEEFYEKYIYIHNGVIKEAGNVKDIVKKYGSVHNFTWKMFDKNKKADLKKQYEEIKKENAEIKKNKKKNKWIHKAKMPKKSRPLINLMFKYYYRGFFVPFFLVLFPILMLFLEGFAFKQMEGDTVKSLHTLVGSISMLQPMAVGIFIIPQTIVEFKNSVLMKRIGATNIKPIFFVFSVMIIGFFFMIATFLWSLLWVGIMFGGTYGWSNIVTANFIGKSIPFIILIFFSSMGLGMLLASIFKSVTALVAASNVIYFPVTLLSGVFFPAELINSSPVLKYATYFNPFKYAMDPFIQAWSGTSFTFTTTYGIYLGVALGLIGIYTIVASSKLRWQA from the coding sequence ATGGAAAATAATGAACAAAATAAGAAAAAAATAGATAAGTCTCGGCCACTAGTAGAAATTTTGAATCTAACAAAGGAATATAAAAATAAAGTAGCATTAAATAAAGTTAATTTAACTATTAATCCTGGCGATCGAATTGGAATCATTGGTGCAAATGGTAGTGGTAAATCAACTTTAAGTGAAATTATTGGTGGTATTCGTAAACCAACATCTGGTGAAATAATTCGTCAAGAACATCTGGTAAATGGTTTACAATTTCAAGAATCTAGATATCCGGCCGGAATATCTCTTATGGATATGATTAAATATTATTTACATACTTTTAATATTTCAATGAAAGAAGATGAACTATTAGAGTTACTGAAGACATATCAATTACTTGGAATTGAAAATAAGTTTATTCAAACACTTTCAGGTGGACAACAACAACGTTTAAATATTTTACTAGCTGTTATTCATGATCCTGATCTAGTTATTTTAGATGAAGTTTCCACGGGATTAGATATTGAAGTTCGTTCAGAAATTTTTGAATTCTTTAGAAAAAATATTATTGACAAAAATAAGACAATGATCTTAGTTACTCACAATATGAGCGAAGTTGAAGAATTTTATGAAAAGTATATTTACATTCATAATGGAGTTATAAAAGAAGCAGGAAATGTTAAAGATATTGTTAAAAAATATGGCTCAGTTCATAACTTTACATGAAAAATGTTTGATAAAAATAAAAAAGCTGATTTAAAAAAACAATATGAAGAAATAAAAAAAGAAAATGCTGAAATCAAAAAAAATAAGAAAAAAAATAAATGAATTCATAAAGCCAAAATGCCCAAAAAAAGTCGACCATTAATAAACTTAATGTTTAAATATTATTATCGAGGATTTTTTGTACCCTTCTTTCTAGTTTTATTTCCAATTCTAATGTTGTTCTTAGAAGGTTTTGCTTTTAAACAAATGGAAGGTGATACTGTAAAAAGTTTACATACTTTAGTTGGTTCAATTTCAATGTTACAACCAATGGCAGTAGGAATTTTCATTATTCCACAAACAATTGTTGAATTTAAAAATAGTGTTTTAATGAAGCGAATTGGAGCAACAAATATTAAACCAATTTTCTTTGTTTTTTCAGTTATGATAATTGGATTTTTCTTTATGATAGCAACATTCTTATGATCTTTATTATGAGTTGGAATTATGTTTGGTGGTACTTATGGGTGAAGTAATATAGTAACAGCAAATTTTATTGGAAAATCTATCCCATTTATTATCTTAATTTTCTTTTCATCAATGGGTTTAGGAATGTTATTAGCCTCAATTTTCAAATCAGTAACTGCTTTAGTTGCAGCATCAAATGTAATTTATTTTCCAGTTACACTTTTAAGTGGGGTATTTTTCCCGGCTGAGTTAATTAATAGTAGTCCTGTTTTAAAATACGCAACTTACTTTAATCCATTCAAATACGCTATGGATCCATTTATTCAAGCTTGAAGTGGAACAAGTTTTACTTTTACAACAACTTATGGAATATATCTAGGAGTTGCACTTGGATTGATTGGTATTTACACAATAGTTGCAAGTTCAAAATTACGTTGACAAGCATAA
- the holA gene encoding DNA polymerase III subunit delta has protein sequence MVYIVHGQDEYLVRKNIEQLIKKNHKKENYDYNLYELQEDTIVNIINEIQIMSIFEENKVIVINDSSNLWQKYIKEKKFVNALLNHNQKTMIIIKSLNVDFKISREFQQFNIIKIKNYTKSQLLLLINKVCNSFKVNITQEVTNFLLEYLPNDVSIILNELSKLRLIGKKITSDIIIEVVPKYFETNIFKTVEYILKKDYNNFWTQYNYYNVINYDKIKLINILVYQLELIRDIKILVKQKKSNEDISNILNISKFQVKILEQYLNINLNINNILLKLYELDYNIKKGKFNKNIAIDLFFLNI, from the coding sequence ATGGTTTATATTGTTCATGGTCAAGATGAGTATTTAGTAAGAAAAAATATTGAACAATTAATTAAAAAAAATCATAAAAAAGAAAATTATGATTATAATCTATATGAATTACAAGAGGATACAATTGTTAATATTATTAATGAAATTCAAATTATGAGTATATTTGAAGAAAATAAAGTAATCGTAATTAATGATAGCAGTAATTTATGGCAAAAATATATTAAAGAAAAAAAATTTGTTAATGCTTTGCTTAATCATAATCAAAAAACAATGATAATTATTAAAAGTTTAAATGTTGATTTTAAAATTAGTAGAGAATTTCAACAATTTAATATTATCAAAATTAAAAATTATACAAAATCACAATTATTATTATTAATTAATAAAGTTTGCAATAGTTTTAAAGTTAACATTACTCAAGAAGTAACTAATTTTCTTTTAGAATACTTGCCAAATGATGTCAGTATTATTTTAAATGAGTTATCAAAATTAAGGTTAATTGGAAAAAAAATAACTTCAGATATTATTATTGAGGTGGTTCCTAAATATTTTGAAACAAATATTTTTAAAACTGTTGAATATATATTAAAAAAAGATTATAACAATTTTTGAACACAATATAACTATTATAATGTTATTAATTATGATAAAATTAAATTGATTAATATTCTTGTATATCAATTAGAATTAATTAGAGATATCAAAATTTTAGTTAAACAAAAAAAAAGTAATGAAGATATTTCCAATATATTAAATATTTCCAAGTTTCAAGTAAAAATATTAGAACAATATTTAAATATTAATTTAAATATTAATAATATTTTGTTAAAATTATATGAATTAGATTACAATATCAAAAAAGGAAAGTTTAATAAAAATATTGCAATTGATTTATTTTTTTTGAATATTTAG
- a CDS encoding SGNH/GDSL hydrolase family protein: MKKINHLLKILLLPSMLITTITSNSKAEKTVTDYHQLYVLGDSLSDTGSFVGAGSDFVQKSPLAPLWVAQVELGDPYYLNRSFSNGKVAAEILANKLHLNLQAGWKYTILNDAATYEQFGNNYAVGGAVAAENDSWTGEFYSNRFSLQHQMAALLSQHQNLQSDDLVFLESGNNDMLAAIDSGNYYKGLDIIYNAIIKEGDIIQELINKGIQHIVATDVPDFSLVPKYYGTKSQVLAKQLSDAYKTLWNHEISLYTTNYPNFIRRFSLREKLSKYELIFQQEGKNITQNAIESDYAHMALDGAVTATYVNGSTKETLNNYFFFDEVHLTTLVHQAVAEDLYNLVEKW, encoded by the coding sequence ATGAAAAAAATAAATCATTTATTAAAAATTTTGTTGTTACCTTCAATGTTAATAACTACTATTACATCCAATAGCAAGGCAGAAAAAACAGTTACTGATTATCATCAATTATACGTTCTTGGTGATAGTCTTTCTGATACTGGTAGTTTTGTTGGAGCTGGGAGTGACTTTGTCCAAAAATCACCATTAGCACCTTTATGAGTCGCTCAAGTAGAATTAGGAGATCCATATTATTTAAATCGCTCTTTCAGCAATGGTAAGGTTGCAGCTGAAATTTTAGCTAATAAATTACATTTAAACTTACAAGCAGGATGAAAATATACGATTTTAAATGATGCAGCAACTTATGAACAATTTGGTAATAACTATGCGGTTGGAGGCGCTGTTGCAGCTGAAAATGATTCATGAACAGGAGAATTTTATTCAAATCGTTTTAGCCTTCAACATCAAATGGCTGCTTTATTATCTCAACATCAAAATTTACAAAGTGATGATTTAGTCTTTCTTGAATCAGGAAATAATGATATGTTGGCTGCTATTGATAGTGGTAACTATTATAAAGGACTTGATATTATTTATAATGCAATTATAAAAGAAGGAGATATAATTCAAGAATTAATTAATAAAGGCATTCAACATATTGTTGCTACTGATGTTCCAGATTTTAGTCTTGTCCCAAAATATTATGGAACTAAATCGCAAGTTTTAGCAAAACAATTATCTGATGCTTATAAAACACTTTGAAATCATGAGATATCTTTATATACAACTAATTATCCTAATTTTATTAGAAGATTTAGTTTAAGAGAAAAATTAAGTAAATATGAGTTGATATTTCAACAAGAAGGAAAAAATATTACTCAAAATGCAATTGAATCTGATTATGCTCATATGGCATTAGATGGTGCTGTTACAGCAACATATGTTAATGGTTCAACAAAAGAAACATTAAATAATTATTTCTTCTTTGATGAAGTTCATCTAACAACATTAGTGCATCAAGCAGTTGCTGAAGATCTTTATAATTTAGTTGAAAAGTGATAA
- a CDS encoding ComEC/Rec2 family competence protein produces the protein MMFTYHALLVLFLIFLVFFLSSFTIFSGLVLLLIIIIILYYIFFKKQSFYKYFFLLLVFTFTSLVNINFKKDEHINIENVNLKVVETYPNYLIVQEGWEKYYLLSHYYINNMQYTINAQLDDTLIFKGQTKDLKTINNFYEFDFKLFLNANNVNKQIVVNGNKVKVVFGKTLRTIFFNYINTFPKEIKTWTKLLLLFGQQTEENKSIFTIFNKFGITPIIVVSGLHINFFFVFLKKSFWFIKNQLIKLLICFVILCFYLYLLNWFIAAMKALFFLIFSCILKFNKKIIHPISILSFSAYCCLYLWPLQFYLLGFQLSFGITFLILFINNKFKKYSYWIRMLLINFVLFLFTILIQWQINHGFSLLTVAYLLFFTPIIIFCDVILFLNLFLNSILSFFVSPILNFLIIIIKLINMSNIWIPTFKIEIWILQLYFLILIVIYNCWRYFNWRMLTVIIINFVLLSTLWMNSIIKPYYELTMINVGSAMSFLITSPYNKSAILIDSGTEDLKPNNPTIYNYLSAKGIYSLKAVFLTHHDLDHISNIGFLKMNLKIDKIYENINQLSQYVIDGFNPIHNLVYGFNLQYVSENNKSLVLLLKVYNYKILFTGDIEEQTENLLVNTHVLSKINILQVPHHGSKTSSTISFLKTLNSELALISGHYQKRRQFPNIETLNNLKKINAQVYYSGKNKTVIIRIYMKHYDIITLI, from the coding sequence ATGATGTTTACTTATCATGCTTTATTAGTTTTATTTCTAATATTTTTAGTTTTCTTTTTATCAAGTTTTACGATATTTAGTGGTTTAGTTTTATTATTAATAATAATTATTATTTTGTATTATATTTTTTTTAAAAAGCAATCATTTTATAAGTATTTCTTTTTATTATTAGTATTTACTTTTACTTCCTTAGTTAATATTAACTTTAAAAAAGATGAACATATAAATATTGAAAATGTTAATTTGAAAGTAGTAGAAACCTATCCAAATTATTTGATAGTACAAGAAGGATGAGAAAAATATTATTTATTATCACATTATTATATTAATAATATGCAGTATACTATTAATGCCCAATTAGATGATACACTTATTTTTAAAGGTCAAACTAAAGATTTAAAAACTATTAATAATTTTTATGAGTTTGATTTTAAATTATTTTTAAATGCTAATAATGTTAATAAACAAATAGTAGTTAATGGAAATAAAGTAAAAGTTGTTTTTGGAAAAACTCTTAGAACTATTTTTTTTAATTATATAAATACTTTTCCAAAGGAAATTAAAACTTGAACTAAATTATTATTATTATTTGGTCAGCAAACTGAAGAAAACAAATCTATTTTTACCATTTTTAATAAGTTTGGTATTACTCCAATTATTGTTGTTAGTGGTTTACACATTAATTTTTTCTTTGTTTTTTTAAAAAAAAGTTTTTGATTTATCAAAAATCAATTAATTAAACTTTTAATTTGCTTTGTAATTTTATGTTTTTATTTATATTTACTTAATTGATTTATTGCAGCAATGAAAGCATTATTTTTTTTAATTTTTAGTTGTATTTTAAAATTTAATAAAAAAATTATTCATCCAATTTCTATTCTTAGTTTTAGTGCTTATTGTTGTCTTTATTTATGACCTTTACAATTCTATCTTTTAGGATTTCAACTTTCTTTTGGTATTACTTTTTTGATTTTATTTATTAATAATAAATTTAAAAAATATAGTTATTGGATTAGAATGTTATTGATTAATTTTGTTTTATTTTTATTCACTATTCTTATTCAGTGACAAATAAATCATGGTTTTAGTTTATTAACTGTTGCATATTTATTATTTTTTACACCAATCATTATTTTTTGTGATGTTATTTTATTTTTAAATTTATTTTTAAATTCAATTTTAAGTTTTTTTGTTTCTCCAATTTTAAATTTTTTAATTATTATTATTAAGTTAATAAATATGAGTAATATTTGAATTCCGACTTTTAAAATTGAAATTTGAATTTTACAACTTTATTTTTTAATTTTAATAGTTATTTATAATTGTTGACGATATTTTAATTGAAGAATGTTAACAGTTATTATTATTAATTTTGTTTTACTTTCAACATTATGAATGAATAGTATTATTAAACCTTATTATGAATTAACAATGATTAATGTTGGTAGTGCTATGAGTTTTTTAATAACTAGTCCTTATAATAAATCTGCTATTTTAATTGATTCGGGCACAGAAGATTTAAAACCAAATAATCCAACTATTTATAATTATCTTTCAGCAAAAGGAATTTATAGTTTAAAAGCAGTATTTTTAACTCATCATGATTTAGATCATATTAGTAATATTGGATTTTTGAAAATGAACTTAAAAATAGATAAAATTTATGAAAATATCAATCAATTATCGCAATATGTTATTGATGGTTTTAATCCAATTCATAATTTAGTTTATGGTTTTAATTTGCAATATGTTTCTGAAAATAATAAAAGTTTAGTTTTGTTATTAAAAGTTTATAATTATAAAATTTTATTTACTGGTGATATTGAAGAACAAACCGAAAATTTATTAGTTAACACCCATGTATTAAGTAAAATTAATATTTTACAAGTTCCTCACCATGGTTCAAAAACTTCATCAACTATTAGTTTTTTAAAAACTCTTAATTCAGAATTAGCATTAATTTCCGGACATTATCAAAAACGAAGACAGTTTCCCAATATTGAAACATTGAATAATCTTAAAAAAATTAATGCTCAAGTTTATTATTCGGGAAAAAATAAAACTGTGATTATAAGAATATATATGAAACATTATGATATTATAACGTTAATATAA